The Novipirellula caenicola genomic interval AAAATCCAAACACGATCGCGATGCTCCGCCGTGTCTGTCATCCTGAAACGATCGTGTTTTACAGCGACAATGGCAAATGGGAGCGGTTTACCGATACGACCGCACCAGCGATTCGCAAGGCCGCGTAGCAAATCGAGTCGGATGGGCTTCCAGCGTTTCGTCACCGCCGCGACACGCTGGAGGCCTTTCCCGCGTCTCGAATCCGAAACTCTTGACGAGTTTCGCTACGGTAAAACGTTCGTGCGGCGATCGGCTGGAACCTACTCTCTGACAACTTCCTGGACACCAACATGGGGGCAGTTGATTTCGCCATGGTGGGGTGCTAAGTTGCCTTGTGGTTGCCTAAAGGTTGTCAGCGGCACCTTTCGCCTCATTGCTACATTTTGACTTTTCATTTCGTACCACCCGAACTATTTTTAGACTGCGTTTCAGTTCGGCCATTTGATTCCATTTTCCTTGCGAAGCCGCTGCGAACTTAGGCTCGACTTGGAGCGGATTTTTAAATTAAGTTCAGGAAACAAATCAGGATTTGCGTGTCATTGTTAGCGAACTTGGAATGCATGCGAGTCCATTTATCCCATTCTCAATCACTCGAATTTTCGAGTGCCATGGGACTGCCCTTCGCCAATAGGCAAACGTATGTGTGGAATTGTCGGTTACGTTGGAAGCGAAAACGCAGGTAGCTTCCTAGTCGACGGTTTGCGTCGACTGGAGTATCGCGGTTACGACAGTGCAGGTGTCGCAATTTTGGGCGGCAACACGTTTAGTGTGACTCGTTCGGTCGGACGGATCGATGCACTTGCCTCGCAATTGGGTACGGTGCCTCCGGCAGGCACGCTCGGTCTCGGACACACGCGTTGGGCGACGCACGGGCCGGCAACGGTCGAAAATGCTCACCCTCACTTGGGCGGCGACGGCGAAGTCGCGTTGGTTCACAACGGCGTGATCGAGAACTTTCAAGTTCTCAAGGACGAGTTGATCGCCAAGGGGTATCAGTTTGCCTCGGCCACCGACAGCGAAGTGATTGCTCATTTGGTCGCCGAGGGGCTAAAGAATACGCCGGAAACCCCAGGCCAACCCAACATTCGTTATCTCAGTGCGGTTCAGTGGGCCGTGTCGCGGCTTCGCGGCACCTATGGTTTGGCGATCGCGTTTCGCGACCATCCTAACTTTATGATCGCCGCCCGTTTCGGCAGCCCGCTGGTGATTGGCGTCGGCAAAGGCGAGTACTTTGTCGCTAGCGACGCGTCGCCGTTGGTGGGCCGCACGGACCGGATTGTCTATTTGGCGGATCACCAGATTGCCGTGCTGACGCCCGAAGGATTTTCGGTCCTGCACCGAGATCAAGGCAAAGTCCGTGTTGACATTCGTCCGCTGGAAACCGATTCGGGCGAGGCCTCGCTGGAAGGCTTTGACCACTACATGCTCAAGGAAATCTATGAGCAACCCGAGGCGCTTCGCAACGCGATGCGAGGCCGGTTGGACGAAGAGAACGCGACGGCTGTGTTTGGCGGTTTGAATTTGACGCCGCAGCAATTGCGCACCGTCGAACGCATTATTTTGACCGGCTGTGGAACCAGTTGGCACTCGGCGCTGGTGGGCGAATACTTGATCGAAGACCTCGCACGTATTCCGGTCAACGTCGAATACGCCAGCGAGTTGCGTTATCGAAACCCGCCCATCGAAAACAACACCTTGGTGTTTGGGATCACTCAAAGTGGTGAGACTGCTGATACGCTTGCAGCACTGCGAGAAACCAAACGAAAAGGTCACCGCGCGCTAGCGGTTTGTAACGTGGTCGGCAGTTCAATTGCCCAGGCGGCCGATGGCGGTGTTTACCTGCACGCCGGTCCTGAGATCGGAGTCGCTAGCACCAAGGCGTTCACGTCGCAGTGCTGTGTGTTGGCGATGTTGGCATTGTACTTTGGTCGACTGCGTCATCTCAGTTTCGAAAGCGGCCAATCGATTATCGAAAGTTTGCGTCAACTGCCCAACGCGGTCCAGCAAGCGTTGACGTGTAACGAACAAGTGCGTGATGTCGCCAAGAAGTATCAAAACGCATCGACGGTTTTGTATCTTGGTCGTCAATACAATTTCCCCACCGCTTTGGAAGGGGCGCTGAAGTTAAAAGAAATCAGCTACATTCACGCCGAAGGTTATCCTGCGGCAGAAATGAAGCATGGTCCAATCGCCCTTGTCGACGAAGAAACGCCGAGTGTGTTCATCATCCCTCGCGGTACGACGTACGACAAAGTGATGTCGAACATGGAAGAGGTCAAAGCTCGCGGCGGTCCCGTGATCGCGTTGGCAAGTGAGGATGATCCGCAAGTCCAAGCGGTCGCCGACGATGTGATTGCGGTGCCTCAAGTCGCCGAGTTTCTGCAACCGATTGTCAACGTTGTACCGTTGCAATTGTTGTCTTATCACATCGCGCTTTTGCGTGGATGTGACGTTGATAAACCGCGGAATTTGGCCAAAAGTGTGACGGTAGAGTAATTCTCACCCTCGATTTTCCTGCAAAGTTAAAAACTCTTCTCAGACTCTCTATTTCAAAAGAATGCAACCATGAAAAAGAATCGACTCAGCGACAATTCACGCAAAGCATTGATGATCAACATTGGCGAATCCGCTGGCAAAGAAGTCGCGGATCTGATCGCTCAAATGGCCGCCGAGATTGAAGAGCTGCGGCAGACCAAAGTCAGCGTGACTCGGATCGTACCGGGAGTTCAAGATTCGGTGTCGCTGATCGAAGAACCTGTCTAAGCAACATCCGCTGGGTAGCGCACGGCCCTTCTTTTTGGGCCTCGGGTCTGTCGAACCGGGTAGACAGGTGTTCTTCAGTGATTGACCGCTTTGACACTCGCCACGGTTCCGGCGTTCCAGCGAGCCAAACGCCAAATCCGCCAACAGGATTTCAGCCAAGGATTCCTGCCAAACGGCTTGGGGCGCTTGGCAATCGCGTTTCGACTTGCGAGGCTATTGAGCCCTGTTTTTGAACCCTGTTCATAAGCCCCGTTGATAAACCCTATTCGGCGGTTTTGACCCGACTTCCTCGCCTTCATCCGGGCTCGTTTTATGCGGGCTCGTTCATCCGAGCTATATCGTAGGCTCGCCTCAAGTTCCCTCTATCAATTGATCCGTGAATCCGATTCATCC includes:
- the glmS gene encoding glutamine--fructose-6-phosphate transaminase (isomerizing), which codes for MCGIVGYVGSENAGSFLVDGLRRLEYRGYDSAGVAILGGNTFSVTRSVGRIDALASQLGTVPPAGTLGLGHTRWATHGPATVENAHPHLGGDGEVALVHNGVIENFQVLKDELIAKGYQFASATDSEVIAHLVAEGLKNTPETPGQPNIRYLSAVQWAVSRLRGTYGLAIAFRDHPNFMIAARFGSPLVIGVGKGEYFVASDASPLVGRTDRIVYLADHQIAVLTPEGFSVLHRDQGKVRVDIRPLETDSGEASLEGFDHYMLKEIYEQPEALRNAMRGRLDEENATAVFGGLNLTPQQLRTVERIILTGCGTSWHSALVGEYLIEDLARIPVNVEYASELRYRNPPIENNTLVFGITQSGETADTLAALRETKRKGHRALAVCNVVGSSIAQAADGGVYLHAGPEIGVASTKAFTSQCCVLAMLALYFGRLRHLSFESGQSIIESLRQLPNAVQQALTCNEQVRDVAKKYQNASTVLYLGRQYNFPTALEGALKLKEISYIHAEGYPAAEMKHGPIALVDEETPSVFIIPRGTTYDKVMSNMEEVKARGGPVIALASEDDPQVQAVADDVIAVPQVAEFLQPIVNVVPLQLLSYHIALLRGCDVDKPRNLAKSVTVE